One genomic segment of Melospiza georgiana isolate bMelGeo1 chromosome 21, bMelGeo1.pri, whole genome shotgun sequence includes these proteins:
- the ATP5PD gene encoding ATP synthase subunit d, mitochondrial: MAGRRAALKAVDWAAFAERVPPSQRAMFNALKTSNDALTARLAALPEKPPAIDWAFYKAHVAKAGMVDEFQKKFSALKVPEPVDTQTAKIDAQEKEAAKSTAEYIEASKARIAQYEQELQKLQNMIPFEQMTFEDLSEAFPEAKLNKQKYPYWPHKPIADL; this comes from the exons ATGGCGGGACGCAGGGCTGCCCTGAAGGCCGTGGATTGGGCGGCGTTCGCCGAGCGGGTGCCGCCGAGCCAGCGAGCCATGTTCAACGCGCTGAAGACCAGCAACGATGCGCTGACGGCCCG GTTGGCTGCGCTGCCAGAGAAACCCCCGGCCATCGACTGGGCTTTCTACAAAGCTCATGTTGCCAAGGCTGGAATGGTGGATGAGTTCCAGAAGAAG TTCAGTGCACTGAAGGTTCCAGAGCCAGTGGATACACAAACTGCCAAGATTGATGCCCAGGAGAAGGAAGCT gccAAGAGCACTGCTGAGTACATCGAGGCTTCCAAGGCGCGCATCGCGCAGTACGAgcaggag CTCCAGAAGCTCCAGAACATGATTCCCTTTGAACAGATGACCTTCGAAGACTTGAGTGAAGCCTTCCCTGAAGCCAAACTGAACAAGCAGAAATATCCATACTGGCCCCACAAGCCAATTGCTGATCTGTAA
- the KCTD2 gene encoding BTB/POZ domain-containing protein KCTD2, with product MAEGPPRGRTPSPGPGGAPGPPSPRAAGAAAGAAGALSPPAAASKWVRLNVGGTYFVSTRQTLCREPKSFLCRLCCQDGPELGSDKDETGAYLIDRDPTYFGPILNYLRHGKLIINKELAEEGVLEEAEFYNIASLVRLVKERIRDNENRTSQGPVKHVYRVLQCQEEELTQMVSTMSDGWKFEQLISIGSSYNYGNEDQAEFLCVVSRELNNSTNGIVKEPSEKAKILQERGSRM from the exons ATGGCCGAGGGGCCGCCGAGGGGCCGCACGCCCAGCCCGGGCCCCGGGGGGGCGCCGGGGCCGCCCAGTCCCCGCGCggccggagcggcggcgggggccgCCGGGGCGCTgtccccgcccgccgccgcctccaAGTGGGTGCGGCTGAACGTGGGCGGCACGTACTTCGTGAGCACCCGGCAGACGCTGTGCCGGGAGCCCAAGTCCTTCCTGTGCCGTCTGTGCTGCCAGGACGGGCCCGAGCTCGGCTCCGACAAG GATGAGACTGGGGCGTATCTCATCGACAGAGACCCCACCTACTTCGGGCCCATACTGAACTACCTCCGGCACGGCAAGCTCATCATCAACAAGGAGCTCGCAGAGGAAG GGGTGCTGGAAGAGGCCGAGTTCTACAACATCGCGTCCCTGGTGCGGCTGGTGAAGGAGCGGATACGGGACAACGAGAACAGAACCTCTCAA GGACCTGTGAAACACGTGTACAGAGTGCTGCAGTGCCAAGAGGAAGAGCTCACACAGATGGTGTCCACCATGTCCGACGGATGGAAATTTGAACAG CTGATCAGCATTGGATCTTCCTATAACTATGGAAATGAAGACCAGGCAGAATTCCTCTGTGTTGTGTCCAGGGAGCTCAACAATTCTACCAATGGCATTGTCAAGGAGCCAAGTGAGAAGGCCAAG ATTCTTCAGGAGCGAGGATCCCGGATGTAA